From a single Paenibacillus sp. FSL W8-0426 genomic region:
- a CDS encoding DUF3221 domain-containing protein, with protein sequence MKTYISILLILIIVVFTGCSSSNNHLTKTSALEKYQYQAGERMDFQGIIVEKNNSGVTVIVGLSEKEVKGKTTNEIITQYEPKAYDVSTRDIKANLEVGDHVKVWTNGMYEDSRIRRTTATKIEIVR encoded by the coding sequence GTGAAAACATATATTTCAATATTATTGATTCTGATCATTGTTGTCTTTACTGGTTGCAGTAGCAGTAACAATCACTTAACAAAAACATCCGCGCTAGAAAAATATCAGTATCAAGCAGGTGAAAGAATGGACTTTCAGGGGATTATTGTTGAAAAAAATAATTCAGGAGTTACTGTTATAGTTGGTTTATCCGAAAAAGAAGTAAAAGGTAAAACAACGAATGAAATCATCACTCAGTATGAACCAAAAGCTTATGATGTTTCAACACGTGATATAAAAGCAAATCTTGAAGTTGGCGACCATGTCAAAGTGTGGACAAATGGCATGTATGAAGATAGTAGAATTAGACGAACAACTGCTACAAAAATAGAAATTGTAAGGTAA
- a CDS encoding Gfo/Idh/MocA family oxidoreductase, with translation MEKVYRVGIIGCGGIAKGKHLPSLSKLDRVELAAFCDIVEERAEEAKQKYGSSDAKVYADYRELLQDETLDIVHVLTPNNSHAEISIAALEAGKHVMCEKPMAKTAAEAKLMLEAAERTGKKLTIGYNNRFREDSLYLKQLCDAGELGSIYFAKAHAIRRRAVPTWGVFLDEEKQGGGPLIDIGTHALDLTLWMMNNYKPKVVLGTTHHQLSQRENAANAWGPWDPKQFSVEDSAFGMIVMENGATIMLESSWALNSMDIDEAKCSLSGTEAGADMKNGLRINGEKLGRLYTQDVELSANGVAFYEGKSESAPDVEMRKWIEAIDKDEDPVVTPRQALVVSQILEAIYESARTGKAVYLNESN, from the coding sequence ATGGAAAAAGTATACCGCGTAGGAATCATTGGATGTGGCGGCATTGCCAAAGGGAAGCATTTGCCCAGCTTGAGCAAGCTGGATCGGGTTGAGCTTGCAGCTTTCTGCGATATCGTCGAAGAACGTGCCGAAGAAGCGAAACAAAAGTATGGCAGTTCAGATGCCAAGGTATATGCGGATTACCGCGAGCTGCTTCAGGACGAAACGTTGGATATCGTGCATGTGCTCACCCCCAACAATTCGCATGCGGAGATTTCCATTGCGGCCCTGGAGGCAGGCAAACACGTCATGTGCGAAAAACCGATGGCCAAAACGGCTGCCGAGGCCAAACTCATGCTTGAAGCTGCGGAGCGTACCGGCAAAAAGCTGACGATCGGATACAACAACCGTTTCCGGGAAGACAGCCTTTACCTGAAACAGCTGTGCGATGCCGGGGAACTGGGTTCGATCTATTTTGCCAAAGCCCATGCCATTCGCCGGAGAGCCGTTCCGACTTGGGGCGTATTTCTCGATGAGGAAAAGCAAGGCGGCGGTCCGTTGATCGATATCGGCACTCATGCCCTGGACTTGACGCTTTGGATGATGAACAACTATAAGCCGAAAGTGGTCCTGGGTACGACCCATCACCAGCTTTCGCAAAGGGAAAATGCCGCAAACGCATGGGGACCGTGGGATCCCAAACAGTTTTCCGTCGAAGATTCCGCCTTTGGCATGATTGTCATGGAAAATGGCGCAACCATTATGCTGGAATCCAGCTGGGCGCTCAACTCGATGGATATCGATGAGGCCAAATGCAGCTTGAGCGGTACCGAGGCAGGCGCGGACATGAAGAACGGACTGCGGATCAACGGGGAAAAACTGGGCCGCCTCTATACCCAGGACGTGGAGTTAAGCGCCAATGGCGTCGCGTTCTATGAAGGAAAAAGCGAAAGCGCTCCGGACGTCGAGATGCGCAAATGGATCGAAGCGATCGACAAAGACGAAGATCCGGTCGTTACGCCAAGGCAGGCATTGGTCGTGTCGCAAATTTTGGAAGCGATCTATGAATCGGCACGTACCGGCAAGGCCGTGTATTTGAACGAATCCAACTAA
- a CDS encoding AraC family transcriptional regulator produces the protein MSRYPYGKMLERQDLLERLDVSILWGHYEIRVLRFHLTSFPAGRVIDFHNHAEYEFHFIPRGKGIVILGEQPHSLSEGMLYLTGPGVVHYQEADAEQDMDELCLHVDIVPRRREDVDPWEAAEAEETVQKLGALPLVPVQDYHRAMSCFLEAYEACDHKRVGYYTTIKQLVVSILLRTVQAYDNGPYQAEAPIRDMTMYRYEYALQYMEANHPAAVTLEHVAEKLHISTRQLQRIFYQVQPNMPFSRVLEDIRLRNVCRNLEENSLSIEEIAGASGFANANYLHAVFRKRMGLTPAVYRKMKQSSK, from the coding sequence GTGAGCCGATATCCCTATGGAAAAATGCTTGAACGGCAGGATTTGCTGGAGAGACTGGATGTTTCGATCCTATGGGGGCATTACGAAATTCGGGTCCTCCGATTTCATTTGACTTCGTTTCCCGCAGGAAGGGTCATCGATTTCCACAATCATGCCGAATACGAGTTTCACTTTATCCCCCGCGGCAAAGGAATCGTAATTCTTGGGGAGCAGCCGCATTCCTTGTCCGAAGGCATGCTGTATTTGACAGGCCCTGGCGTGGTCCATTATCAGGAAGCGGATGCCGAACAGGACATGGACGAATTATGCCTGCATGTGGACATCGTCCCGCGCCGGAGGGAAGATGTTGATCCTTGGGAAGCGGCCGAAGCGGAAGAAACGGTGCAAAAGCTCGGCGCGCTGCCGCTTGTTCCTGTCCAGGATTACCATCGGGCCATGAGCTGTTTTTTGGAAGCATACGAAGCATGTGATCATAAACGCGTCGGGTATTACACAACGATTAAACAGCTGGTCGTCAGCATTTTGCTGCGGACGGTTCAGGCTTACGACAACGGACCGTACCAAGCGGAAGCGCCCATACGGGACATGACCATGTACAGGTATGAATACGCGCTCCAATACATGGAGGCCAACCATCCCGCAGCCGTGACGCTGGAACATGTGGCAGAAAAGCTTCATATCAGCACAAGGCAATTGCAGCGGATATTTTACCAGGTTCAGCCGAACATGCCGTTTAGCCGCGTGCTGGAAGATATTCGCCTGCGCAACGTATGTCGCAATCTTGAGGAAAACAGCCTTTCCATTGAAGAGATCGCCGGTGCTTCCGGGTTTGCCAATGCCAATTATTTGCATGCCGTCTTTCGCAAGCGCATGGGTCTGACTCCGGCGGTTTATCGCAAAATGAAACAAAGTTCAAAATAA
- a CDS encoding Gfo/Idh/MocA family oxidoreductase — MTIRIGKISLWHVHAWDYIRQTEQHEETVLAAVWDENAERGKEAAERLDVPFFPELGTMLAQDDLQAVIVDAPTRLHREVIVAAAKAGKHIFTEKVLAPTLAETNEILAAVREHGVKLTVSLPRLNEGYTLKTLGILQQGLLGKITHVRVRLSHNGAIGEWLPEHFYSLEDCLGGALIDLGCHPMYLAKLFIGEEVTGVQANFGYVTGKEVEDNAVVTLFTESGAIGVVEAGFVNSHSPFTLEIHGTEGSLLYGTPEAKLLIRTNNGPEAYREWTEIPLPERKESAFNQWISHILNDTQAVDNVDMAVELTRLMEASNISAKEGRKISLHELQA; from the coding sequence GTGACCATTCGAATTGGCAAAATCAGCTTATGGCATGTGCATGCCTGGGACTACATCCGCCAAACCGAGCAGCATGAAGAGACCGTGCTGGCTGCCGTGTGGGATGAAAACGCCGAGCGCGGCAAAGAGGCGGCTGAGCGCCTGGATGTACCTTTCTTCCCGGAGCTCGGGACCATGCTCGCACAGGATGATCTGCAAGCGGTAATCGTGGATGCGCCAACCCGCCTTCACCGTGAAGTCATCGTGGCCGCCGCCAAGGCGGGCAAACATATTTTTACCGAGAAGGTTCTTGCTCCAACGCTGGCGGAAACGAACGAAATTTTGGCGGCCGTTCGGGAACACGGTGTTAAACTGACGGTTTCGCTGCCTCGCTTGAACGAGGGATATACGTTGAAGACGCTTGGAATCCTCCAGCAAGGTTTGTTGGGCAAGATCACGCATGTCAGGGTCAGGTTATCGCATAATGGAGCGATTGGAGAATGGCTGCCAGAGCACTTCTACAGCCTTGAAGATTGCCTGGGAGGCGCGCTGATTGACCTCGGGTGTCATCCGATGTACCTGGCCAAACTTTTCATTGGGGAGGAAGTTACCGGAGTTCAAGCGAATTTCGGATACGTGACCGGCAAAGAAGTCGAAGATAACGCCGTCGTGACCTTGTTTACGGAATCAGGCGCCATCGGGGTGGTCGAGGCTGGATTCGTGAACAGCCATTCCCCATTCACGTTAGAGATTCATGGCACGGAAGGATCGCTGTTATACGGTACACCTGAAGCCAAGCTGCTTATTCGCACCAACAATGGCCCTGAAGCTTATAGGGAGTGGACGGAAATCCCACTGCCTGAACGAAAAGAAAGCGCATTCAATCAATGGATTTCCCATATACTTAACGATACCCAGGCGGTGGATAATGTTGACATGGCCGTGGAGCTGACCCGTTTGATGGAGGCATCCAATATTTCAGCTAAAGAAGGGCGAAAAATTTCGCTTCACGAGCTGCAGGCGTAA